In Anseongella ginsenosidimutans, one genomic interval encodes:
- a CDS encoding isocitrate dehydrogenase (NADP(+)) — protein sequence MSSEKIKVANPVVELDGDEMTRIIWQFIKDKFIFPYLDLDIKYFDLGIEQRDATNDQITIDAAEAIKQYHVGIKCATITPDEARVKEFGLKKMWRSPNGTIRNIVGGTVFREPIICSNVPRLVPNWTQPIMIGRHAHADQYKATDVVTKGKGKLTMTFTPEDGGEAQTWDVYDFKGDGIAMSMYNTDESIYGFARSCFNTALQKGWPLYLSTKNTILKAYDGRFKDIFEEVYQNEFKAEMNAKGITYEHRLIDDMVAAALKWNGGFIWACKNYDGDVQSDTVAQGFGSLGLMTSTLVTPDGKTMEAEAAHGTVTRHFRLHQEGKETSTNPIASIFAWTRGLAFRGKLDNNQELIDFCHTLERVCVETVESGKMTKDLAVCIHGSKVTRDQYLSTQEFLNAIDENLQKAQA from the coding sequence ATGTCATCTGAAAAAATCAAAGTAGCTAACCCGGTGGTAGAACTCGACGGGGATGAAATGACCCGGATCATCTGGCAGTTCATTAAAGATAAATTCATTTTTCCTTATCTGGATCTGGATATCAAGTATTTCGATCTTGGCATTGAGCAGCGTGATGCCACTAATGACCAGATCACGATCGATGCCGCCGAAGCTATCAAACAATATCATGTTGGCATAAAGTGCGCTACTATTACCCCGGACGAAGCGCGGGTAAAGGAATTCGGCCTGAAAAAAATGTGGCGCTCCCCCAACGGGACCATAAGAAATATCGTGGGAGGCACAGTTTTCCGCGAACCGATCATTTGCAGCAATGTTCCCCGCCTGGTGCCCAACTGGACACAGCCGATAATGATTGGCAGGCATGCGCATGCCGACCAGTACAAGGCTACCGATGTGGTCACCAAAGGCAAGGGTAAGTTAACTATGACCTTCACTCCTGAAGACGGCGGCGAAGCGCAAACCTGGGACGTATATGATTTCAAGGGCGACGGAATTGCCATGAGCATGTATAATACCGATGAATCTATTTACGGCTTTGCACGTTCCTGCTTTAATACCGCGCTCCAGAAAGGCTGGCCATTGTACCTTTCGACGAAAAACACCATTCTGAAAGCCTATGACGGCCGCTTCAAGGATATTTTTGAAGAAGTTTACCAGAATGAATTCAAGGCGGAAATGAATGCGAAAGGGATCACCTACGAACACCGCCTGATCGACGACATGGTGGCTGCGGCCCTGAAATGGAACGGCGGCTTTATCTGGGCATGTAAAAACTACGACGGCGACGTGCAGTCCGACACGGTTGCGCAGGGCTTTGGCTCGCTTGGGTTGATGACGTCCACCCTGGTAACCCCTGACGGAAAGACCATGGAAGCCGAGGCCGCTCATGGTACGGTAACCCGCCATTTCCGCCTGCACCAGGAAGGAAAAGAGACCAGCACTAATCCTATTGCTTCGATCTTTGCATGGACCCGCGGCCTTGCTTTCCGCGGAAAACTCGACAACAACCAGGAACTGATCGATTTCTGCCATACTCTGGAACGCGTCTGCGTGGAAACGGTGGAAAGCGGCAAAATGACCAAAGACCTTGCCGTTTGCATTCATGGCTCCAAAGTGACCCGCGACCAGTACCTGAGTACGCAGGAATTCCTCAACGCGATCGACGAAAACCTGCAGAAAGCGCAGGCCTGA
- a CDS encoding FMN-binding glutamate synthase family protein, which yields MRNDFIGFSIVISLIFASLGIWVSSAFFWAFAIIGPFVLLGCYDMIQKRHAIIRNFPVFGRGRYLMEEMRPKLYQYFIESDINGRPFNRVERSLIYQRAKKELDTSAFGTQLDVYEEGYEWMNHSIAAIDYLTINHDQRVTVGEGRCKQPYQASILNVSAMSYGALSANAVMALNGGAKLGNFAHNTGEGGISPYHLQGGDLVFQVGTGYFGARDKKGNFSAEVFAESAAHDQVKMIELKLSQGAKPGHGGILPAGKNTPEIAAIRKVEPYTTVLSPAFHTAFKTPVELLELLATMREASGGKPVGFKLCVGNKIEFVSICKAMVETGILPDFISVDGGEGGTGAAPLEFTNSVGMPFKEGLVFVHDTLTGFNLRNKIKLFAAGKILSGFHIFRALALGADACYSARAMMMALGCIQALECNKNTCPTGVTTHRKELTAGLVVSDKRVRVADYQKDTVAGFIELMGGAGIDNPSKINRSHIYRRTSITEIKTFEQIFPYLKPGCLLHEHSVPESYQALMKQSSKDSFVPTMRYHIT from the coding sequence ATGCGTAATGATTTCATCGGCTTTTCCATTGTCATAAGTCTTATTTTTGCCAGCCTGGGTATCTGGGTGTCCTCTGCCTTCTTCTGGGCCTTTGCCATCATCGGCCCTTTTGTGTTGCTGGGCTGCTATGATATGATACAAAAGCGGCATGCTATCATACGTAATTTCCCGGTGTTTGGCCGCGGCAGGTACCTGATGGAAGAAATGCGGCCCAAGCTCTACCAGTATTTCATTGAATCTGATATCAACGGCCGCCCGTTCAACCGGGTTGAGCGTTCCCTCATTTACCAGCGTGCGAAAAAGGAACTGGACACTTCCGCCTTCGGAACCCAGCTTGATGTCTATGAGGAAGGGTATGAATGGATGAACCATTCCATCGCCGCCATAGATTACCTCACAATAAATCACGATCAGCGAGTCACCGTTGGCGAGGGCCGCTGCAAGCAACCTTACCAGGCAAGCATCCTGAATGTATCCGCGATGAGTTACGGAGCATTGAGTGCAAATGCCGTAATGGCATTGAACGGAGGCGCTAAGCTTGGAAACTTTGCCCATAATACCGGCGAAGGCGGGATCAGCCCTTACCATCTGCAGGGCGGCGACCTTGTTTTCCAGGTGGGTACCGGTTATTTCGGTGCGCGTGATAAAAAAGGCAATTTTTCGGCAGAAGTTTTCGCCGAATCAGCGGCGCATGATCAGGTTAAGATGATCGAACTGAAGCTTTCCCAGGGCGCCAAGCCGGGGCATGGAGGTATTCTTCCCGCCGGGAAAAATACGCCGGAGATCGCTGCAATCCGGAAAGTGGAACCCTATACGACCGTACTGTCGCCGGCATTTCATACGGCATTTAAAACTCCCGTAGAACTGCTGGAATTGCTTGCAACGATGCGGGAAGCATCCGGCGGGAAACCGGTGGGTTTCAAGTTATGTGTGGGCAACAAGATCGAATTTGTTTCCATCTGCAAGGCCATGGTCGAAACCGGTATATTGCCGGACTTTATTTCTGTAGACGGCGGCGAAGGAGGGACGGGCGCGGCGCCGCTGGAATTCACCAATTCCGTGGGGATGCCTTTCAAGGAAGGCCTTGTTTTCGTTCATGATACCTTAACCGGGTTTAACCTGAGGAATAAGATCAAGTTGTTTGCCGCCGGCAAGATCCTTTCAGGCTTCCATATTTTCAGGGCGCTCGCGCTGGGCGCTGATGCCTGTTACAGCGCCCGGGCCATGATGATGGCATTAGGCTGCATCCAGGCCCTGGAATGCAATAAAAACACCTGTCCCACAGGTGTGACCACCCACCGGAAGGAATTGACCGCAGGCCTTGTGGTCTCCGACAAGCGTGTCCGGGTAGCCGATTATCAAAAGGATACGGTTGCGGGCTTTATTGAACTGATGGGAGGCGCCGGTATAGATAATCCCTCGAAGATTAACCGTTCGCATATTTACCGCCGCACCAGCATTACCGAGATTAAAACCTTTGAACAGATATTTCCCTATCTGAAACCGGGCTGCCTGCTGCACGAGCATAGTGTTCCGGAAAGCTACCAGGCCCTGATGAAGCAATCCAGTAAGGATTCTTTTGTGCCGACGATGCGATACCACATTACCTGA
- a CDS encoding FtsB family cell division protein: MLERIKYILKNKYYLTSILFLIWMLFLDPNDIITQVRHLVRLNNINQDKEYYQEEIEKINKDLMELNSNKKQLEKFARENYLMKKDNEDIFIIVKEGEK; encoded by the coding sequence ATGTTGGAAAGAATAAAATACATTCTGAAAAACAAGTATTACCTGACCTCCATTCTTTTCCTGATCTGGATGCTTTTCCTTGATCCCAATGACATTATTACACAAGTGCGGCATTTGGTCCGGCTGAATAATATCAACCAGGACAAGGAATACTACCAGGAGGAAATTGAGAAGATCAACAAAGACCTCATGGAGCTTAACAGCAATAAAAAACAGCTGGAAAAATTTGCCCGCGAAAACTACCTGATGAAAAAAGATAATGAGGATATATTTATCATAGTAAAGGAGGGAGAAAAATAG
- the eno gene encoding phosphopyruvate hydratase has translation MSIIYDVKARQILDSRGNPTVEVDVTTENGIIGRAAVPSGASTGTHEAVELRDGDKSTYLGKGVTKAVENVNEELADALRGMDVFDQNLVDKVMLEVDGTSNKGKIGANAILGVSMAVAKAAAQESRQPLYRYVGGVNANTLPVPLMNILNGGAHADNKIDFQEFMIMPVGADTFRESLRMGVEVFHHLKSVLKKKGYSTNVGDEGGFAPNIGSNEEAIETVLQAIEAAGYKPGEQIYIAMDAATSEMYKDGVYTFHKSDGKTMSSDELVDYWTSWCGKYPIISIEDGLAEDDWDGWKKLTANVGDRVQLVGDDLFVTNVTRLKQGIENNIANSILVKVNQIGSLTETIDAVNMAHRAGYTSVMSHRSGETEDTTIADLAVALNCGQIKTGSASRSDRIAKYNQLLRIEEELGETAYFPGKAFKFVK, from the coding sequence ATGAGTATTATTTATGACGTAAAGGCCAGGCAAATCCTGGACTCCCGGGGAAACCCTACCGTGGAAGTAGATGTAACCACAGAAAATGGTATTATTGGCAGGGCAGCTGTTCCCTCCGGGGCCTCTACAGGTACTCATGAAGCTGTTGAACTCAGGGATGGGGATAAATCAACCTATCTTGGAAAAGGTGTTACAAAAGCCGTTGAAAACGTAAACGAGGAACTGGCCGATGCGCTCCGCGGAATGGACGTGTTTGATCAGAACCTGGTGGATAAAGTGATGCTGGAAGTCGACGGAACCAGCAATAAAGGAAAAATCGGTGCCAACGCTATTCTGGGCGTGTCTATGGCGGTAGCCAAGGCCGCTGCCCAGGAATCCCGGCAGCCTCTTTACCGGTATGTGGGCGGCGTTAATGCCAATACACTTCCGGTTCCGCTGATGAACATCCTGAATGGGGGCGCTCATGCGGACAATAAAATTGATTTCCAGGAATTCATGATCATGCCGGTGGGCGCCGATACGTTTCGCGAGTCCCTGAGAATGGGCGTGGAAGTGTTCCATCACCTTAAATCCGTTCTGAAGAAAAAAGGGTATTCCACCAACGTAGGTGATGAAGGTGGTTTTGCGCCGAATATCGGGTCCAACGAAGAAGCGATCGAGACCGTGCTGCAGGCGATTGAAGCCGCCGGTTATAAACCCGGGGAGCAGATCTATATTGCCATGGACGCCGCTACTTCGGAAATGTATAAAGACGGGGTTTATACCTTCCATAAGTCGGACGGAAAAACCATGAGTTCCGATGAACTGGTAGATTACTGGACAAGCTGGTGCGGCAAATACCCCATCATTTCCATTGAAGACGGACTGGCAGAGGATGATTGGGACGGTTGGAAAAAACTGACTGCCAATGTGGGTGACAGGGTGCAGCTGGTAGGCGACGACCTGTTTGTAACCAATGTAACCCGCTTGAAGCAGGGCATTGAGAACAATATTGCAAACTCTATCCTGGTAAAAGTAAACCAGATCGGCTCCCTGACGGAAACCATCGATGCGGTGAATATGGCACACAGGGCGGGCTACACTTCGGTCATGAGCCATCGTTCCGGCGAAACGGAAGATACCACCATTGCCGATTTGGCGGTTGCGCTGAACTGCGGGCAGATCAAAACAGGTTCGGCTTCGCGTTCGGACAGGATTGCGAAGTATAATCAATTGCTCCGCATTGAAGAGGAACTGGGTGAGACAGCCTATTTCCCCGGCAAAGCGTTTAAATTCGTAAAATAA
- the carA gene encoding glutamine-hydrolyzing carbamoyl-phosphate synthase small subunit, whose product MKSIVNIPAVLLLEDGTVFYGKAAGKIGTTTGEICFNTGMTGYQEIFTDPSYFAQIMVTTNAHIGNYGIQNNEVESESIKIAGLVCKNFTYNYSRKLASQSIQDYYLNENIVAISDVDTRALVRHIRDKGAMNAIISSETTDLEFLKEKLSKVPSMDGLELSSQVSTKEPYTYGDPDASLRVAALDLGIKKNILRNFDNRDVLVKVFPAKTPFEEMEQWQPDGYFISNGPGDPAAMPYAVETVQKAIEKDKPLFGICLGHQLLALANGIGTYKMHNGHRGINHPVKNILRNHCEVTSQNHGFGIDPEGVKNSDKVEISHINLNDKSIEGIRMKGKNAFSVQYHPESSPGPHDSRYLFDEFVELMKKTNNH is encoded by the coding sequence ATGAAAAGTATTGTAAATATCCCCGCTGTTTTATTACTTGAAGATGGAACAGTGTTTTACGGGAAAGCTGCAGGGAAGATCGGAACTACCACCGGAGAGATCTGCTTCAACACCGGGATGACCGGTTACCAGGAAATTTTTACTGATCCGTCCTATTTTGCGCAGATCATGGTCACAACCAATGCGCATATCGGCAATTACGGTATCCAAAACAACGAAGTGGAGTCGGAATCGATCAAAATAGCCGGCCTGGTTTGTAAGAATTTTACTTACAATTATTCCAGGAAGCTAGCTTCGCAGTCCATTCAGGATTATTATCTGAATGAGAATATCGTAGCTATTTCGGACGTGGATACGAGAGCGCTTGTGCGCCATATCCGCGACAAAGGAGCTATGAATGCGATCATTTCTTCCGAAACTACGGACCTGGAATTCCTGAAGGAAAAGCTTTCGAAGGTACCTTCCATGGACGGACTGGAGCTTTCTTCACAGGTAAGTACCAAAGAACCTTACACGTACGGCGACCCCGACGCCTCTCTGCGGGTGGCAGCCCTCGACCTTGGCATAAAAAAGAATATTCTCCGGAATTTTGATAACCGGGATGTTCTTGTGAAAGTTTTCCCCGCAAAAACTCCTTTTGAAGAAATGGAGCAATGGCAACCGGACGGTTATTTCATTTCCAACGGCCCCGGCGACCCCGCTGCCATGCCCTATGCGGTAGAAACGGTACAGAAAGCCATTGAAAAAGATAAGCCTTTGTTCGGCATATGCCTGGGCCATCAGCTGCTGGCGCTGGCGAACGGGATAGGCACTTATAAAATGCATAACGGGCACAGGGGTATTAATCACCCGGTTAAGAATATTCTTCGCAATCATTGTGAAGTCACCTCGCAGAACCACGGCTTCGGGATTGACCCGGAAGGTGTTAAAAACTCCGACAAAGTAGAGATAAGCCACATTAATCTGAACGATAAAAGCATTGAAGGTATCCGGATGAAAGGGAAAAATGCTTTTTCGGTACAGTATCACCCGGAATCTTCTCCCGGGCCGCATGATTCAAGGTATCTCTTTGACGAGTTCGTGGAACTGATGAAAAAAACGAATAACCATTAA
- the panB gene encoding 3-methyl-2-oxobutanoate hydroxymethyltransferase produces MSVSKELKRITTHSLQEMKAGGEMIAMLTAYDYSTALILDDAGIDVLLVGDSASNVMAGHETTLPITLDQMIYHASSVVRAAKRALVVVDMPFGSYQGDSLEALHSAIRIMKESGGHAVKLEGGTEVRESVERIISAGIPVMGHLGLTPQSIYKFGTYTVRAKEEAEANKLLEDARSLQEAGCFAIVLEKIPAKLAAKVTAMLDIPVIGIGAGPEVDGQVLVVNDMLGITNGFKPRFLRQYLNLFETIGGAVGEYIKDVKGKDFPGEREQY; encoded by the coding sequence ATGTCCGTAAGTAAAGAACTGAAAAGGATCACCACGCACAGCCTGCAGGAAATGAAAGCCGGCGGAGAAATGATTGCCATGCTCACCGCCTACGATTATTCCACGGCGCTTATCCTGGACGACGCGGGCATTGACGTGCTGCTGGTGGGAGACTCGGCCTCCAATGTAATGGCCGGGCATGAAACCACCCTCCCGATTACACTCGACCAGATGATCTACCATGCTTCCAGCGTGGTACGTGCGGCGAAACGTGCCCTGGTAGTTGTGGACATGCCATTTGGCTCCTACCAGGGGGACTCCCTGGAAGCATTGCATTCAGCCATCCGCATTATGAAAGAATCAGGCGGGCATGCCGTAAAGCTGGAAGGCGGAACAGAGGTCCGGGAGTCTGTAGAACGGATCATTTCGGCAGGAATCCCCGTGATGGGCCACCTGGGGCTTACCCCCCAGTCCATTTACAAATTCGGCACCTATACCGTGCGGGCAAAAGAAGAAGCCGAAGCCAACAAACTGCTGGAAGATGCCCGCAGCCTCCAGGAAGCGGGCTGCTTTGCCATTGTCCTGGAAAAGATCCCGGCGAAACTTGCGGCAAAAGTGACGGCCATGCTTGATATTCCCGTGATTGGCATAGGCGCCGGCCCGGAAGTAGATGGCCAGGTACTGGTCGTGAATGATATGTTAGGAATCACCAATGGTTTTAAACCCCGTTTCCTCCGGCAATACCTGAACCTGTTTGAAACGATCGGAGGCGCCGTAGGAGAATATATTAAGGATGTAAAGGGAAAGGACTTCCCCGGTGAAAGAGAACAGTATTAG
- a CDS encoding RluA family pseudouridine synthase, whose amino-acid sequence MKENSISDSGYSIPVLYEDNHIIAVNKPAGVLVQADKTGDKPLIDIIKDYIKVRDNKPGGVYLGCVHRLDRPVSGVILFAKTSKALDRLNKLFKERTIRKTYWAIVKTRPSRSEGHLAHWLVKDPETNRVTAHGKEVPGGLFSELDYRLRKTADSWFLLEVNPLTGRPHQIRVQLASMGCPIRGDKKYGAPKGNNDGSINLHARRIAFIHPVKREPLEIEAELPGNSFWQQVKEP is encoded by the coding sequence GTGAAAGAGAACAGTATTAGCGATTCAGGGTACAGCATCCCTGTCCTTTATGAAGACAATCATATTATTGCCGTTAACAAGCCGGCCGGCGTACTCGTGCAGGCCGATAAAACCGGCGATAAGCCTCTTATCGATATCATTAAGGACTATATAAAGGTCCGCGACAACAAACCGGGCGGGGTTTACCTCGGCTGTGTACACCGGCTTGACCGGCCTGTCAGCGGGGTGATCCTTTTTGCCAAAACGAGCAAAGCCCTGGACCGTCTGAATAAATTATTCAAAGAAAGAACTATCCGGAAAACCTATTGGGCCATTGTCAAAACGAGGCCCTCCCGTAGCGAGGGGCACCTGGCTCATTGGCTGGTAAAGGATCCGGAAACCAACAGGGTTACCGCTCACGGGAAAGAAGTACCCGGCGGACTGTTCTCCGAACTGGATTACCGGCTTCGAAAAACCGCCGACAGCTGGTTTCTCCTGGAAGTCAATCCCCTCACCGGCCGCCCCCACCAGATAAGGGTCCAGCTGGCCTCCATGGGCTGCCCTATTCGCGGCGACAAAAAATACGGCGCCCCCAAAGGCAATAACGATGGTTCCATTAACCTGCATGCAAGGAGAATTGCCTTTATTCATCCTGTAAAACGGGAACCCCTGGAAATTGAGGCGGAATTGCCGGGAAACTCCTTCTGGCAACAGGTAAAAGAGCCCTGA
- a CDS encoding DMT family protein: MRQLLTIALLIFSNVFMTLAWYGHLKFAEWKWFNKLGLAAVILISWGIALFEYCFQVPANKLGFKGNGGPFSLVELKVLQEVITLLVFTAFTLIVFKNETFRTNHLIGFVFLVLAVYFIFKK, encoded by the coding sequence ATGAGACAGCTTCTGACGATCGCACTTTTGATCTTTTCAAATGTCTTTATGACGCTGGCCTGGTACGGGCATTTGAAGTTCGCGGAATGGAAATGGTTCAATAAACTGGGGCTGGCTGCGGTCATATTAATAAGCTGGGGAATCGCTTTGTTTGAGTACTGTTTCCAGGTTCCGGCCAATAAGCTCGGATTCAAGGGAAATGGCGGGCCGTTCAGCCTGGTAGAGCTAAAAGTACTGCAGGAAGTGATCACCCTGCTTGTTTTTACCGCGTTTACCCTGATCGTTTTTAAAAATGAGACGTTCAGGACAAACCACCTTATCGGCTTCGTTTTTTTGGTTTTAGCCGTCTACTTTATTTTTAAAAAATGA
- a CDS encoding TolC family protein gives MNKKYILSYLLIFFLGLSGARAQETQLTLEEAITMARQASPDYKQAINQAEASYWMFRNYRSRFLPQLSLYSTLPDYSTSITKITNPDGTESFVRQNRSFYSLDLGLRQNVPFTGGTFSVLSNLERLDILSDPQTTSYSSVPFAISYTQNSLFYNPYRWQREIEPLRYESSKREFVENMEQISLETSRQYFNLLAAQIQLRTAELNLANTDTLFKISQGRYTLGKIAENELLQMELSLLNARNAVSNAELNYQFTTQNLIRYLGLDKNTSLQLEIPTDTAFFMINAAKALEEAGQNRQAVIEFRRRRLQAEEEVARARGENSLSINLLANFGLSQNGPELSDVYHDLNSQQRLQLTLSIPLMDWGVAKSRKRMAQANLELEKANIEREQLAFEQEIFQQTAQWNLQRDLLATATKARETAVKRYEITKQRYLIGKISITDLNLAQQEKDRAIESFIGAMRNYWNSYHTMRRLTLYDFETNSKIIVELQEFD, from the coding sequence ATGAATAAAAAGTACATTCTAAGTTATTTATTGATTTTTTTCCTTGGCCTCTCCGGCGCCCGGGCCCAGGAAACGCAGCTTACGCTGGAGGAGGCAATTACCATGGCCCGGCAGGCTTCACCGGATTATAAACAGGCGATTAACCAGGCCGAAGCCAGCTACTGGATGTTCAGGAACTACCGTTCGCGTTTCCTGCCACAGCTATCCCTTTACAGCACATTGCCTGATTATTCCACTTCTATAACGAAGATCACCAACCCGGACGGGACGGAGAGTTTCGTGCGTCAGAACCGTTCTTTTTACAGCCTTGACCTGGGGCTCCGGCAAAACGTGCCTTTTACGGGCGGTACCTTCAGCGTATTGTCCAACCTGGAGCGGCTTGATATCCTTTCCGACCCCCAGACGACTTCGTACTCTTCGGTGCCTTTTGCCATTTCCTATACCCAGAATTCCCTGTTCTATAACCCTTACCGCTGGCAGCGGGAAATCGAGCCGCTTCGCTATGAGTCATCCAAGCGGGAGTTCGTGGAGAACATGGAGCAGATCTCCCTGGAAACCAGCCGGCAATATTTCAATTTACTTGCCGCACAAATACAGCTCCGGACTGCCGAACTGAATCTTGCCAATACCGATACCTTATTTAAAATATCCCAGGGACGTTATACGCTGGGGAAAATTGCCGAGAACGAGTTGCTTCAGATGGAACTCAGCTTGCTGAACGCCCGAAATGCCGTTTCCAACGCTGAGCTGAATTACCAGTTTACTACGCAGAATCTAATCCGTTATCTTGGCCTGGATAAGAATACCTCGCTGCAGCTGGAGATCCCAACCGACACGGCTTTCTTCATGATCAATGCCGCCAAGGCCCTCGAAGAAGCCGGGCAAAACCGACAGGCGGTGATCGAATTCCGCAGAAGGCGGCTGCAGGCCGAAGAGGAGGTAGCGCGTGCAAGGGGAGAGAACAGCCTTTCCATTAACCTGCTGGCGAATTTCGGCTTGTCCCAGAACGGCCCTGAGCTGTCCGATGTTTACCACGATCTGAACAGCCAGCAGCGGCTGCAACTGACCCTTTCCATTCCCCTGATGGACTGGGGCGTGGCTAAATCCCGGAAACGCATGGCCCAGGCAAACCTGGAACTGGAAAAAGCCAACATTGAACGGGAACAGCTGGCCTTTGAACAGGAAATATTCCAGCAGACCGCCCAGTGGAACCTGCAGCGGGATCTGCTGGCCACAGCCACGAAAGCCCGGGAAACTGCCGTCAAGCGTTACGAGATCACCAAGCAACGTTACCTGATAGGCAAGATCAGCATCACAGATCTTAACCTGGCACAGCAGGAAAAGGACCGCGCGATCGAATCCTTTATCGGCGCTATGCGAAATTACTGGAACTCCTATCACACCATGCGAAGGCTTACCCTTTATGATTTTGAAACGAACAGCAAGATCATCGTGGAATTGCAGGAGTTCGATTAA
- a CDS encoding ABC transporter permease, with translation MLNSVRISNNISIALEAIAANKTRALLTGLGIMFGVAAVITMLAIGNGAKYEILSQSKLIGANNIIIKPVVEEQNSEEEESTEKASGPKKFSPGLTFEDAESIDEIVPTVIRVSPMIQVNTELITGSKIGSGKLIGVDNDYFDIMNLKVERGNYFSSEQLEKGYSVCIIGKTVEKKLFEGEDPIGKNVKVKDKWMRVIGVVEEKFVSEEAEADLGIRNYNNDVYIPLKTYLLRFENRSRLKVEGGPDFSGGGMIIISRNDDGSQPKNLKTEHQLDELIVQVNEPENLIVSAKVIRRLLTRRHNDNEDFELSIPQQLIQQQQKTKDIFNVVLGVIAGISLLVGGIGIMNIMMASVTERTKEIGIRRSIGATGKDISLQFMSEAIIISLCGGILGIILGVVGAEVVNRIADIRTITSGTSILVSFGVSVSIGLIFGISPAKRAAAQHPIEALRYE, from the coding sequence ATGCTAAATAGCGTTAGAATATCCAATAATATTTCGATTGCGCTGGAGGCGATCGCTGCCAATAAGACCCGGGCATTGCTTACCGGCCTGGGGATCATGTTTGGCGTAGCCGCTGTGATCACCATGCTCGCCATCGGAAACGGCGCCAAATACGAGATCCTTTCCCAGAGCAAGCTCATAGGAGCGAATAATATTATCATTAAACCGGTAGTTGAAGAGCAGAATTCGGAGGAGGAAGAATCGACTGAAAAGGCTTCCGGACCGAAAAAGTTCTCACCCGGCCTGACCTTTGAAGACGCGGAAAGCATTGACGAAATTGTTCCTACCGTCATCAGGGTAAGCCCTATGATCCAGGTGAATACCGAACTGATCACCGGCAGTAAAATAGGAAGCGGTAAGCTCATAGGGGTGGATAACGATTATTTCGATATCATGAACCTGAAGGTGGAGCGCGGGAACTACTTTTCCTCCGAACAGCTGGAAAAAGGATATTCTGTGTGTATTATTGGCAAAACCGTTGAAAAGAAGCTGTTTGAAGGCGAAGATCCCATCGGCAAAAACGTCAAGGTGAAAGATAAGTGGATGCGGGTGATCGGCGTGGTGGAAGAAAAGTTCGTCAGCGAAGAAGCGGAAGCCGATCTGGGCATCCGGAATTATAATAACGACGTGTATATTCCCCTGAAAACCTATTTGCTGAGGTTTGAGAACAGATCGCGGCTAAAGGTAGAGGGCGGGCCTGACTTTTCCGGGGGAGGCATGATCATTATCTCCAGGAACGATGACGGCAGCCAGCCAAAGAACCTGAAAACGGAGCATCAGCTGGATGAGCTGATCGTCCAGGTGAACGAGCCGGAGAACCTGATCGTTTCCGCCAAAGTGATCCGCCGTCTGCTGACCCGCCGGCATAATGACAACGAAGATTTTGAACTGTCCATTCCGCAGCAGCTCATTCAGCAGCAGCAAAAAACGAAGGACATATTTAACGTGGTGCTGGGCGTGATCGCCGGTATCTCCCTGCTGGTTGGCGGGATCGGCATCATGAACATTATGATGGCTTCCGTAACGGAACGCACAAAGGAGATCGGCATCCGCCGGTCTATCGGGGCAACCGGGAAGGATATTTCGCTGCAATTTATGTCTGAAGCCATTATTATCAGCCTCTGCGGCGGAATTTTAGGCATTATCCTGGGTGTGGTAGGAGCGGAGGTGGTTAACAGGATTGCTGATATCCGCACGATCACATCCGGTACTTCCATCCTGGTTTCATTCGGGGTGTCGGTATCCATTGGCCTTATATTCGGGATATCTCCCGCGAAAAGGGCGGCTGCCCAACATCCTATTGAAGCACTCAGATATGAATAA